A stretch of Carnobacterium iners DNA encodes these proteins:
- the rpsN gene encoding 30S ribosomal protein S14: MAKKSKIEKHKRQQATVAKYAAVRKELKEAGDYAALRKLPRDASPTRLHHRDVIDGRPRGYMRKFGVSRITFRNLAHAGLIPGVKKASW; encoded by the coding sequence ATGGCAAAAAAAAGTAAAATTGAAAAACATAAACGCCAACAAGCAACTGTTGCGAAATATGCTGCTGTTCGAAAAGAACTAAAAGAAGCTGGTGATTATGCTGCTTTACGAAAACTGCCTCGTGATGCTTCTCCAACCCGTTTACATCATCGTGATGTTATAGATGGGCGACCAAGAGGATATATGCGTAAGTTTGGTGTGTCAAGAATTACATTTAGAAATTTAGCTCATGCCGGACTTATTCCTGGTGTAAAAAAAGCTAGTTGGTAA
- a CDS encoding putative metal homeostasis protein gives MAEKQDLSSARRRMKSPNIKTKKRALKFILDVKRRKKGIR, from the coding sequence ATGGCTGAAAAGCAAGATTTATCAAGCGCTAGACGAAGGATGAAAAGTCCAAATATAAAAACAAAAAAACGTGCTTTAAAATTTATTTTAGATGTAAAAAGAAGAAAAAAAGGAATCAGATAA
- a CDS encoding metal ABC transporter substrate-binding protein — protein sequence MKKSKRLFLPVLGIVMFLLLSACGNTDSEVEENNSNEEKTKLKVVTTFYPMYDFTKNIVKDNAEVSMLIPAGTEPHGFEPSAKIVAAIQEADVFIYNSEEMETWVPDTLEAIDTTKVTVINASEGIEFIEKTEIEGHEHAEEGHEHAEEGHEHAIDPHVWLDPVLAQAEVDNIQSGLAKADKENADIYKENASKYNQKLMKLDQEFKATFENAENRTFITQHAAFAYLAERYNLTQISISGLSPELEPSPAKLAELSKYAEKNNVRYIYFENNASSKIAETLAREANLELAVLNPIEGVTQKEQDAGVDYIQVMKNNLESLKKSIQ from the coding sequence ATGAAAAAAAGTAAACGATTATTCTTACCGGTATTAGGAATAGTAATGTTCCTTTTACTAAGCGCTTGTGGAAATACAGATTCTGAAGTAGAAGAAAATAATAGTAATGAAGAAAAAACAAAATTAAAAGTTGTGACAACTTTCTATCCAATGTATGATTTTACAAAAAACATTGTAAAAGATAATGCAGAAGTTTCGATGTTAATCCCAGCGGGGACAGAACCGCATGGTTTTGAACCGAGTGCAAAAATTGTCGCTGCTATTCAAGAAGCAGATGTTTTTATTTATAATAGTGAAGAAATGGAAACCTGGGTACCTGATACACTTGAAGCGATTGATACAACTAAAGTAACAGTCATAAATGCAAGTGAAGGAATAGAATTTATCGAAAAAACAGAAATTGAAGGACACGAACATGCTGAAGAAGGACACGAACATGCTGAAGAAGGACACGAGCATGCTATCGATCCTCATGTATGGTTGGATCCGGTCTTAGCGCAAGCTGAAGTAGACAATATCCAATCAGGATTGGCAAAAGCAGATAAAGAGAATGCCGACATCTACAAAGAAAATGCTTCAAAGTATAATCAAAAATTAATGAAGCTAGATCAAGAGTTTAAAGCAACCTTTGAAAATGCTGAAAATAGAACGTTTATTACACAACATGCTGCTTTTGCTTATTTGGCTGAACGGTATAATTTAACTCAAATATCAATATCTGGTTTATCGCCTGAGTTAGAGCCAAGTCCAGCTAAATTAGCTGAATTATCAAAATATGCTGAAAAAAATAACGTTCGCTACATTTATTTTGAAAATAATGCTTCTTCAAAAATAGCAGAAACGTTAGCAAGAGAAGCCAACCTAGAGTTAGCCGTTTTAAATCCAATCGAAGGGGTCACACAAAAAGAACAAGATGCTGGAGTTGACTATATTCAAGTGATGAAAAATAATCTTGAATCATTGAAAAAAAGTATCCAATAG
- a CDS encoding putative manganese transporter has product MDFNLWSFVLDNLEATGVIGGYVSISIIGVYLITYASRGKLSGNNQIGPSWSHPIIGALLGIIPGCGATIVVSSMYKNRKISFGGLFAAFIATLGEGSFVLLGASDEASVAANLKAFLIVNLVGAIVAIIFGYLVDMIGININSHEIPEKIVEQSYHSSKVTKIPYVIVEYVGFYLILTFSAFLLPGSIMALWGGGITGYDDLSVWAAILFTIFSIIFYLVYKFNYKGHDCSYDNNMRTTLLHAVFDISTVIVYVFAGLLIANYSIDILVGPETFDAWMTSSAFVVVVIAAIIGATPGCGGMISVAVAFITIPNFPIAALIAAGIATSGDGIFPLLVSNKKAALIVTVFGFIIALMVGYTVLLLGIEI; this is encoded by the coding sequence ATGGATTTTAATTTATGGAGCTTCGTACTGGATAATCTTGAAGCTACCGGTGTTATAGGTGGGTATGTCTCCATCTCAATTATCGGCGTTTACCTAATTACGTATGCATCAAGAGGCAAACTCTCAGGAAATAATCAAATAGGACCGAGTTGGTCTCACCCTATCATAGGAGCATTATTGGGGATAATACCTGGATGCGGCGCGACAATTGTGGTTTCATCAATGTATAAAAATCGGAAAATATCATTTGGGGGGCTATTTGCTGCATTTATAGCAACATTAGGAGAAGGATCATTTGTGTTATTGGGGGCTTCTGACGAGGCGAGTGTTGCTGCAAATCTAAAAGCATTTTTAATAGTCAATTTAGTAGGCGCTATTGTCGCTATTATTTTTGGTTATCTAGTTGATATGATTGGAATAAATATCAACTCGCATGAGATTCCAGAAAAAATAGTAGAACAAAGCTACCACTCAAGTAAAGTAACAAAAATACCATATGTAATTGTTGAGTACGTCGGATTTTATCTTATTCTAACTTTTAGTGCTTTTTTGCTACCTGGATCAATAATGGCTTTATGGGGTGGTGGTATTACAGGTTATGATGACTTATCCGTTTGGGCAGCCATTTTATTTACAATTTTTTCGATTATTTTTTATCTCGTGTATAAATTTAATTACAAAGGACACGACTGTTCTTACGACAACAATATGAGGACAACTTTATTACATGCCGTATTCGATATTTCTACTGTCATTGTTTATGTATTTGCTGGACTATTAATTGCTAATTACAGTATTGATATTTTAGTAGGACCAGAGACTTTTGATGCGTGGATGACTTCATCAGCTTTTGTTGTGGTAGTCATTGCTGCCATCATAGGAGCAACACCGGGTTGTGGCGGGATGATTTCTGTTGCGGTTGCCTTTATAACTATTCCAAATTTCCCGATAGCGGCTTTAATTGCAGCTGGTATCGCAACTAGCGGAGATGGAATTTTCCCATTACTAGTATCTAACAAAAAAGCTGCGTTAATCGTTACAGTATTTGGCTTTATAATTGCCTTGATGGTGGGATATACTGTCTTACTCTTAGGTATTGAAATCTAA
- a CDS encoding FAD:protein FMN transferase: protein MRKIKQKIIERMGTRISLSIVHPEAEKLLEEADHMLADYEARFSANNLESDLMAVNQQAGLKPVCVDPDLYELIQIGKEYSLSSRLALNITIGPLIKLWKIGFTGAHVPEKREIEERLKLIDPADIEMDAEKGTVYLIKKGMEIDLGALAKGYFADQLKSFFQKEGVQSGLVDLGGNVLTIGENSKHEDGYWRVGIQKPSPVRGALVGAILVKDKSVVTSGIYERSLKVNGKDYHHIFDSKTGYPIENELTSITIVSNNSIDGELWTTMAFGLSPTAVIQHAENIAGIEAFVITKDNDIKMTSGLSPYVILL, encoded by the coding sequence ATGAGGAAAATCAAACAAAAAATTATTGAGCGAATGGGTACACGAATCAGTCTTTCTATAGTACATCCGGAGGCGGAAAAATTGTTGGAAGAAGCTGATCACATGTTGGCAGACTACGAAGCGCGGTTCAGCGCGAACAATCTTGAAAGCGATTTAATGGCAGTGAATCAGCAAGCAGGACTGAAGCCCGTTTGTGTTGATCCAGATTTGTATGAATTAATCCAAATTGGTAAGGAATATAGTTTGTCTTCTAGACTTGCACTTAATATCACAATTGGACCGCTAATCAAGTTATGGAAAATTGGATTTACTGGCGCTCATGTGCCTGAAAAAAGAGAAATTGAAGAACGGTTAAAGCTGATTGATCCAGCAGATATTGAAATGGATGCTGAGAAAGGAACTGTGTACTTAATAAAAAAAGGAATGGAAATAGATCTTGGCGCCTTAGCAAAAGGATATTTTGCCGATCAACTTAAAAGTTTTTTCCAAAAAGAAGGGGTGCAAAGTGGTTTAGTAGATTTAGGTGGAAATGTGCTGACTATAGGTGAGAATTCAAAACATGAAGACGGCTACTGGCGCGTAGGAATCCAAAAACCTTCACCGGTACGTGGAGCTTTAGTGGGAGCTATATTAGTTAAAGATAAGTCAGTCGTAACATCTGGTATTTATGAACGATCGCTCAAGGTAAATGGAAAAGATTACCATCATATTTTCGATTCAAAAACAGGCTACCCAATTGAAAACGAATTAACCAGTATAACTATAGTTTCGAATAACTCAATTGATGGAGAATTGTGGACCACTATGGCGTTTGGGCTTAGTCCCACCGCTGTCATCCAACATGCTGAAAACATCGCAGGTATCGAAGCTTTTGTTATCACGAAAGACAATGATATAAAAATGACGAGTGGTCTTTCACCATATGTTATCTTACTTTAA
- a CDS encoding FMN-binding protein, whose product MNNLKPGTYKGRSTGYHDYITVDVKVDEEKILEINYSENETPNKGGLAVAKMVEEIIKQQSIEIDTVSGATYASEGTLRAVAYALGVARGERAPIDGEFNEETGRIEHNFTPGTYSGNGDGYKGEINLNVTVSEKKIEKIEYQGKETPDIGGKAIEEIIAGVLRKQSSQIDTISGATFSSRGSQEALDYALGIATGEIDPDAEPQLEDLEPRIQFKGGSLTIEQIEAVLNALPVEITFVGPDLRFQYFNEEHHEFHRSQASLGSHFIDCHPPHVREFVGKLAGELADGTRKSETHWFTRKSGDRKIFVSYVPLFNRKGKSVGFMEYVQNGTPFIESISEPNRRGELSDPNEPNPFAREKWD is encoded by the coding sequence ATGAATAATCTTAAACCAGGAACGTATAAAGGAAGATCAACGGGGTATCATGACTATATTACCGTTGACGTAAAAGTCGATGAGGAAAAGATTTTAGAAATCAACTACTCTGAGAATGAAACACCTAACAAAGGTGGATTAGCGGTAGCAAAAATGGTAGAAGAAATTATTAAACAACAATCGATAGAAATCGATACGGTTTCTGGCGCGACATATGCTTCAGAAGGCACTTTGCGGGCTGTCGCTTATGCATTAGGCGTAGCACGTGGTGAAAGAGCACCTATTGATGGTGAATTTAATGAAGAAACAGGGAGAATCGAACATAATTTCACACCTGGAACATACAGCGGAAACGGTGATGGGTATAAAGGTGAAATCAATCTGAATGTAACAGTAAGTGAAAAAAAAATTGAAAAAATTGAATACCAGGGAAAAGAAACGCCTGATATTGGTGGCAAAGCGATAGAGGAAATTATTGCAGGTGTTTTACGTAAACAATCTTCTCAAATTGACACGATTTCGGGAGCAACTTTTTCTTCTCGTGGATCACAAGAAGCGTTGGATTATGCTTTAGGTATAGCTACAGGTGAAATCGATCCAGATGCTGAACCACAGTTAGAAGACTTAGAGCCGCGTATCCAATTTAAAGGTGGATCACTGACAATTGAACAAATTGAGGCTGTTTTAAATGCGTTACCAGTTGAAATTACGTTTGTTGGACCAGACCTACGCTTTCAATATTTTAATGAAGAGCACCATGAGTTTCACCGCTCTCAAGCAAGTCTAGGGAGTCACTTTATTGATTGCCACCCACCTCATGTGCGTGAGTTTGTAGGTAAACTAGCTGGAGAACTGGCAGATGGCACACGTAAGAGCGAAACGCATTGGTTCACACGAAAAAGTGGAGATCGTAAAATTTTCGTTTCCTATGTTCCTCTTTTCAATCGCAAAGGTAAAAGTGTCGGATTCATGGAATATGTACAAAACGGAACACCATTTATTGAGTCAATCAGTGAACCGAACCGTCGCGGTGAATTAAGTGATCCAAATGAACCAAATCCGTTTGCCCGCGAAAAATGGGATTGA
- a CDS encoding YbaN family protein encodes MKHHFLVSIGVFSFLLGSVGVILPILPTTPFLLLSGYCFAHSSSKFNDWLKNTKVYQIYVSDYAETKSIPKNKKWKILINIYILMGISILLAPFQPVKILLVLLTIGLSVGVLFVIPNRKDHLEKKEKKTEIH; translated from the coding sequence ATGAAACACCATTTTTTAGTTAGTATTGGAGTTTTTTCATTTCTTTTGGGTTCAGTAGGTGTAATTCTGCCCATCTTGCCGACTACACCATTTCTATTGTTATCTGGGTATTGTTTTGCACACAGTTCCAGTAAGTTTAATGATTGGCTAAAAAATACCAAGGTTTATCAAATATATGTATCAGATTATGCTGAAACAAAATCTATTCCGAAAAACAAAAAATGGAAAATACTGATAAATATTTACATTCTGATGGGTATTTCAATTTTACTTGCCCCGTTTCAACCGGTTAAAATACTGTTGGTGTTGCTGACAATCGGTTTATCTGTTGGAGTATTATTCGTTATCCCAAATCGTAAAGACCATCTTGAAAAAAAAGAAAAAAAAACAGAGATACATTAA
- a CDS encoding FMN-binding protein, giving the protein MSNKLFEEIKLESGSILKNRIMMAPMTIQAAYFDGTVTQKMIDYYAHRSGEAGAIIVESSFVEDKGRGFAGALGNTKDSQVKELRKLASAIKEKGSKAILQIYHAGRMAAPEFNGGAAPISASPVAALRPDAVTPRQMMPVDIDNMIQCFTDATRRAIEAGFDGVEIHGANTYLIQQFFSPHSNRREDKWGGNLEARAKFPEAVMRAVQEEAKKQQAEQFIVGYRFSPEEIEEPGITFEDTMYLLNRLAKLKPDYFHISMGNWNRTSIRDKEDSQTLLKKYTEQQSEELAQIALIGVGGIGQRSDAEAALEAGYDLVAVGKAFLVEPNWVGKAAAGKEIKNFADINEQDLLHVPEPLWDVMDFMIRDVQADEEKYEYLKALQNVKITFNPGTYEASAEGHDGSDIPIKVTFSDTKIVAIELDKQEQTDAVATSVFKRLPEEIIDGQTLQVDIISGATVTSRSLIDGVADAVEKAGGNSDALRVRPKAAVQWS; this is encoded by the coding sequence ATGTCAAATAAACTATTCGAAGAAATAAAACTAGAATCAGGATCAATACTTAAAAACCGCATTATGATGGCTCCAATGACTATTCAAGCAGCATATTTTGATGGTACTGTTACACAAAAGATGATCGATTATTATGCCCATCGTTCTGGAGAAGCGGGTGCAATCATTGTGGAGAGTTCATTTGTGGAAGATAAAGGCCGAGGATTTGCTGGGGCTTTAGGTAATACGAAAGACTCTCAAGTGAAAGAATTACGAAAATTGGCTAGTGCAATTAAAGAAAAAGGCTCCAAAGCAATCTTACAAATTTATCACGCTGGGAGAATGGCGGCTCCAGAGTTCAATGGCGGAGCTGCGCCAATCTCGGCTAGTCCTGTGGCAGCGTTGCGACCAGATGCTGTTACACCGCGTCAAATGATGCCAGTGGACATTGATAATATGATTCAATGTTTTACAGATGCTACTCGTCGTGCGATTGAAGCTGGATTTGACGGAGTTGAAATCCATGGAGCTAATACGTACTTGATTCAGCAGTTTTTCTCTCCTCATTCGAACCGTCGCGAAGATAAATGGGGCGGCAACCTCGAAGCACGCGCTAAATTTCCGGAAGCAGTTATGAGAGCTGTACAGGAGGAAGCAAAGAAACAGCAAGCAGAGCAATTTATTGTGGGTTACCGATTCTCTCCAGAAGAAATTGAAGAACCGGGTATCACCTTTGAAGATACGATGTACTTATTGAACCGCTTAGCTAAATTAAAGCCGGATTACTTCCATATTTCAATGGGTAACTGGAATCGAACATCGATCAGAGATAAAGAAGATAGTCAGACTTTGCTCAAGAAGTACACCGAACAGCAATCGGAAGAGTTAGCTCAGATTGCTCTTATCGGTGTAGGGGGAATTGGTCAGCGTAGCGATGCAGAAGCTGCGCTTGAAGCAGGGTATGATTTAGTCGCTGTCGGGAAAGCATTTTTGGTCGAACCGAATTGGGTTGGAAAAGCAGCGGCGGGCAAAGAAATTAAAAATTTTGCAGATATCAACGAGCAAGACCTGCTACATGTTCCTGAACCATTATGGGATGTGATGGATTTTATGATTAGAGATGTACAAGCAGACGAAGAAAAATACGAATATTTGAAAGCATTGCAAAACGTAAAAATCACTTTCAATCCTGGAACCTATGAAGCTTCTGCTGAAGGTCATGACGGAAGCGATATCCCAATAAAAGTGACTTTCTCGGATACTAAAATTGTAGCAATAGAATTGGACAAGCAAGAGCAAACAGATGCTGTTGCGACTTCAGTTTTCAAGCGGTTACCAGAGGAAATTATTGATGGGCAGACATTGCAAGTGGATATCATCTCAGGTGCAACGGTGACCTCAAGAAGCCTTATTGATGGCGTGGCAGATGCAGTTGAAAAAGCAGGTGGAAACTCTGATGCCTTACGCGTACGTCCAAAAGCTGCTGTTCAGTGGAGTTAG
- a CDS encoding pyridoxamine 5'-phosphate oxidase family protein gives MLSKKFFEVIKHEGVVSITSWGSGESPNVRCTWNSFLRITEDERILVPIAGFTSVQKDVIKNDKVILTLGSREIEGFNGYQGTGFLIEGQARFLDAGEEFGQMKERYSFMNKLLEVTVESQRQLL, from the coding sequence ATGTTAAGTAAAAAATTTTTTGAAGTTATCAAACACGAAGGTGTCGTTTCTATTACGTCCTGGGGAAGTGGTGAGTCTCCAAATGTTCGTTGTACATGGAACTCATTTTTACGTATAACTGAAGATGAACGTATCTTAGTGCCAATAGCTGGATTCACAAGCGTTCAAAAAGATGTGATAAAGAATGATAAAGTTATCTTAACTCTAGGTAGTCGAGAAATTGAAGGTTTCAACGGCTATCAAGGAACAGGATTCTTAATTGAAGGACAGGCACGTTTCCTTGATGCCGGCGAAGAGTTTGGACAAATGAAAGAGCGTTATTCCTTTATGAATAAACTACTTGAAGTTACCGTGGAATCTCAAAGACAATTGCTTTAA
- a CDS encoding DUF6440 family protein, whose protein sequence is METFKVIRDNQTGVLYMAHTLGAGTGLAALIDQ, encoded by the coding sequence ATAGAGACTTTTAAAGTGATTCGCGATAATCAAACGGGTGTTTTGTATATGGCCCATACTCTAGGTGCTGGTACAGGCTTAGCAGCTCTAATTGATCAATAA
- a CDS encoding sulfite exporter TauE/SafE family protein, with protein MEKELILLVVAIVFIGSLMRTVFGFGDSIVSMPLLALLPIDLSTSIALIGLGGFTVALLTILSGWREVNRPVLKYLSIGTFIGIPAGLLLVKFASNTLITFILGVFLIIYGIYSLVKPKKGKSKSLLWLNKPSWSLPFGFAAGMFGSAYNMNGVPIVIYGTMREWRPKVFRETLQAHFMISSSLIIIGQFMGGFWSKELFILYGFSLPAIGIANLLGKLIYGRIPTYNFERYVFVLVILLGIMLLINNT; from the coding sequence ATGGAGAAAGAACTTATTTTATTAGTAGTAGCTATTGTATTTATAGGCTCGCTGATGCGAACAGTTTTTGGTTTTGGGGATTCCATTGTCAGTATGCCTTTATTAGCTTTATTGCCAATAGATTTATCGACTTCGATTGCCTTAATTGGCTTAGGTGGCTTCACAGTTGCTCTGTTAACAATTCTTTCTGGATGGCGAGAGGTTAACCGTCCAGTTTTGAAGTATCTTTCTATTGGAACATTTATTGGAATTCCGGCCGGTCTGCTATTGGTTAAATTTGCATCTAATACGTTAATTACCTTTATTTTAGGAGTTTTTCTCATTATTTACGGTATTTATTCTTTAGTAAAACCTAAAAAAGGGAAATCTAAATCACTATTATGGCTAAATAAGCCTAGTTGGTCATTACCTTTTGGTTTTGCAGCTGGAATGTTCGGTAGTGCGTATAACATGAATGGAGTTCCTATTGTAATTTATGGCACAATGCGCGAATGGAGACCAAAGGTTTTTAGAGAGACACTACAAGCACATTTTATGATTTCTAGTTCTTTAATTATTATCGGTCAATTTATGGGTGGCTTTTGGTCTAAAGAATTGTTTATTTTATATGGCTTTTCACTACCAGCAATCGGAATAGCGAATTTACTGGGTAAGCTTATCTATGGACGAATTCCAACTTATAATTTTGAACGTTATGTTTTCGTTCTTGTTATTTTATTAGGCATTATGTTACTAATCAATAATACTTAA
- a CDS encoding transposase — MKKSNPKSILGKERLAPQPSLSRLWDRLSQENANYTAHYQTNGYHPLVAFDSLARDFLKAELRYGNVYTSNGVGDFVRPLFEHYQETIPVNAILVRADSGFTTHKLYSVCEDFQSLYVNPLKSNRNLGKITKRFIFVDDNVFF, encoded by the coding sequence ATCAAAAAATCCAATCCCAAAAGTATTTTAGGGAAAGAAAGACTAGCTCCTCAACCTTCACTATCTCGTTTATGGGACCGACTAAGCCAAGAAAACGCAAATTATACTGCGCACTATCAAACGAATGGTTATCATCCATTGGTTGCTTTTGACAGCTTAGCAAGAGATTTTTTAAAAGCAGAACTGCGTTATGGTAATGTTTATACCTCTAATGGTGTGGGAGATTTTGTTCGTCCACTTTTCGAACATTATCAAGAAACAATACCTGTAAATGCCATTCTGGTCCGAGCAGACAGTGGTTTTACAACTCATAAGCTTTATAGCGTATGTGAAGATTTTCAAAGCCTTTATGTTAATCCTTTAAAATCAAATCGTAACTTAGGGAAAATTACTAAGCGATTTATATTCGTAGATGATAACGTCTTTTTTTAA
- the nth gene encoding endonuclease III, with translation MLTKEAAQHVIYEIMKLYPNSVLTMRYQNPFQLMLAVILSAQATDESVAKVSRQLFERYPNPQAVIESSPEEIESYIRTVGLFRNKAKYIYKSSYQLLEEFEGQVPSTRKELQSLTGIGPKSANILLSVAFNQDAFAVDTHVTRVCKHHKIVEENATPKQIEERITEIIPAKYWGRVHQSMFSFGKEICTPRNPKCHEYL, from the coding sequence ATGTTAACAAAAGAGGCCGCTCAACACGTTATCTATGAAATCATGAAACTTTATCCTAATTCCGTTCTGACAATGCGTTATCAAAATCCCTTCCAATTGATGTTGGCTGTTATATTAAGTGCACAGGCAACAGATGAATCAGTCGCTAAGGTAAGCCGCCAGTTATTCGAACGCTATCCAAATCCTCAAGCTGTCATTGAGTCTTCACCCGAAGAAATCGAATCGTACATAAGAACAGTTGGACTCTTCCGGAATAAGGCGAAGTATATTTATAAAAGTAGCTATCAATTACTTGAAGAATTTGAAGGGCAAGTTCCCAGCACACGTAAAGAACTACAATCATTAACCGGAATTGGACCTAAATCAGCTAATATTTTATTGAGTGTTGCCTTTAATCAAGACGCCTTTGCAGTAGACACGCATGTTACACGAGTCTGTAAACACCACAAAATAGTAGAAGAAAATGCTACCCCTAAACAAATCGAAGAACGTATAACAGAAATTATTCCAGCAAAATATTGGGGAAGAGTACATCAATCTATGTTCTCATTTGGAAAAGAAATATGTACACCTAGAAATCCGAAGTGTCATGAGTATCTATAG
- a CDS encoding group II intron maturase-specific domain-containing protein, which yields MLTIKNIRLIEQYSKIISKQMVKSEMSARRVMRSVTKFIEEKLGLIVNSTKSKITKPNNPEMKFLGFGFYRDFNKKTYQAKPHKISVENFRYKLKVLTRKNWSIDAKYQVERLNQVIRGWINYYKIGSMKSILKKIDSHLRVRLRMCIWHKWKTAKNRRKNLIKLGMDKYSAYKNSHTSKGVVRIAYSWILTTTITNKRLAQFGLVSCVEHYNKIHV from the coding sequence TTGCTTACTATCAAAAATATAAGATTAATAGAGCAGTATTCTAAAATTATTTCAAAACAAATGGTTAAGAGTGAAATGTCAGCGAGAAGAGTGATGCGTTCCGTTACAAAATTTATCGAAGAAAAGTTAGGATTGATTGTCAATAGTACAAAATCTAAGATTACGAAGCCAAATAATCCAGAAATGAAATTTTTAGGATTCGGTTTTTACCGAGATTTTAATAAGAAAACCTATCAAGCGAAACCACATAAAATCTCAGTAGAAAACTTTCGATATAAACTTAAAGTACTTACACGTAAGAATTGGAGTATTGATGCGAAATATCAAGTGGAACGACTGAATCAAGTGATTCGAGGGTGGATAAACTACTATAAAATAGGTTCAATGAAAAGCATTTTAAAGAAAATTGACTCTCATTTGAGAGTCCGTCTTAGAATGTGTATTTGGCATAAATGGAAAACAGCTAAGAATCGGCGAAAGAACTTAATAAAATTAGGGATGGACAAATACAGTGCCTATAAAAATAGTCACACTAGTAAGGGTGTCGTACGTATTGCCTATTCTTGGATTTTAACAACGACTATCACAAACAAGAGACTTGCCCAATTTGGCTTAGTCTCTTGTGTAGAGCATTACAATAAAATACATGTTTAG
- a CDS encoding transposase yields the protein MLNFQESLTVSPYLSLYDQLIPKDHFLREMNELVDFSFVHEELASKYCLDNGRMAIDPIQLLKYLLLKSIYNLSDRDLVERAKFDLSFKYFLGIAPESKVINPNTLTKFRTLRLRDGQLLDLLISKTVEIALKNNVIKTHDLIVDATHTRSKFSARKPQEVLHARVKQLRKTIYQIDETIKETFPERNDEDDLNKELSYCESLINCVESANKVMLYPKVKEKVNLLKETIEDDLNQLHSFGNDEATIGHKSSDSAFLGYKTHIAMSDERIITAALITTGEKSNGVYFKKLYEQSVANGMKVEAIIGDIAYSGKENINYSRLNRVGGASRLRPLTPPYVPFGIRRFHFILNMYFIVMLYTRD from the coding sequence ATGCTTAACTTTCAGGAATCACTTACTGTCAGTCCATATTTGAGTTTATATGATCAGTTGATCCCTAAGGATCATTTTTTACGAGAAATGAATGAATTAGTTGATTTCAGTTTTGTTCATGAAGAATTAGCATCAAAATATTGCTTAGATAATGGTCGCATGGCAATAGACCCTATCCAACTACTCAAGTATCTCTTATTGAAGTCTATCTATAATCTTTCAGATCGTGACTTGGTTGAGCGTGCAAAATTTGATTTATCATTTAAGTACTTTCTAGGGATAGCTCCAGAATCTAAAGTTATTAACCCAAACACACTTACAAAATTTAGAACATTACGCCTTAGGGATGGCCAATTACTAGATTTACTTATTTCTAAAACAGTTGAAATTGCGCTGAAAAATAACGTTATTAAGACTCATGACTTAATTGTAGATGCTACTCATACCCGTTCAAAATTTAGTGCTCGTAAACCCCAAGAGGTCTTACATGCTCGTGTTAAACAGCTACGAAAAACTATTTATCAAATTGATGAAACAATAAAAGAAACCTTTCCCGAAAGAAATGATGAAGATGATCTCAATAAAGAACTTTCTTATTGCGAATCATTGATTAATTGTGTGGAGTCAGCAAATAAAGTTATGCTCTATCCAAAGGTAAAAGAAAAAGTGAATTTACTAAAAGAAACAATTGAAGACGATTTGAACCAGTTGCATTCCTTTGGGAATGACGAGGCAACTATTGGGCATAAATCTTCAGACAGTGCCTTTTTAGGATACAAAACACATATCGCTATGAGTGACGAACGCATTATTACAGCAGCACTTATTACAACTGGAGAGAAATCTAATGGTGTATACTTTAAAAAATTGTATGAACAATCAGTTGCAAATGGAATGAAAGTTGAAGCTATCATCGGTGATATTGCATACTCGGGAAAAGAAAACATTAACTATTCAAGATTGAATCGAGTAGGAGGAGCCTCACGGCTCCGACCTCTCACACCACCGTACGTACCGTTCGGTATACGGCGGTTCCATTTTATACTAAACATGTATTTTATTGTAATGCTCTACACAAGAGACTAA